From one Dermacentor andersoni chromosome 1, qqDerAnde1_hic_scaffold, whole genome shotgun sequence genomic stretch:
- the LOC140215346 gene encoding uncharacterized protein, translating into MAEQSSNEYTPLDLSMKDKASPSTSRDGTQDASSTFSAYTTIWANALRYQGYTQHMPMTFEACNVAGITDNGSSSCQHLGSIRRTDKAVPSTIRAGMEQASANIEDAATNAPGTGGREQRELCGVCGNACSRLDALHVHAKEPTDDAAHICKACDQSSVKKPNFVEHCRNRTDKKHKCETCGKQFRRADYLVIHYRTHTDERPYKCKICDKSFRQYNHLDQHKRTHTDERPYKCQICNKSFRAPGHLDNHKRTHTDERPYKCQMCDKSYRQSNHLDRHKREHTGEKPYICKTCGKSYTREATLRKHEPAHAQEKRHACEKYSLLQKRI; encoded by the exons ATGGCTGAACAAAGCAGCAACGAATACACGCCTCTTGATTTAAGCATGAAGGACAAAGCATCACCAAGTACAAGCCGTGACGGTACCCAGGACGCTTCATCTACTTTCAGCGCCTACACAAC GATTTGGGCCAACGCCTTGCGTTACCAGGGGTACACGCAGCACATGCCGATGACCTTCGAGGCTTGCAACGTGGCCG GTATCACTGACAATGGCAGCTCAAGTTGCCAGCACCTGGGGTCCATCAGGAGGACTGATAAGGCAGTGCCCAGCACAATTCGCGCTGGCATGGAGCAAGCATCAGCCAATATTGAAGACGCGGCCAC GAATGCTCCTGGAACCGGAGGAAGGGAACAGCGAGAGTTGTGCGGTGTCTGTGGCAATGCTTGCAGTAGACTGGACGCCTTACACGTGCACGCCAAGGAACCCACGGATGACGCAGCCCACATTTGCAAAGCATGTGATCAATCGTCGGTGAAGAAGCCTAACTTTGTAGAACATTGCCGCAACCGTACTGACAAAAAACACAAATGCGAAACCTGTGGTAAGCAGTTCCGCCGGGCAGATTACCTAGTTATACATTACCGCACGCACACAGACGAACGACCCTACAAATGCAAAATCTGTGATAAATCGTTCCGGCAGTATAATCATCTAGATCAACATAAGCGCACGCATACAGACGAGAGACCCTACAAGTGCCAAATATGTAATAAATCATTCCGGGCGCCTGGTCATCTAGATAACCATAAGCGCACGCATACAGACGAGAGACCCTATAAATGCCAAATGTGTGATAAATCCTACCGGCAGTCTAATCATCTAGATAGACATAAGCGCGAGCACACAGGTGAGAAACCCTACATTTGCAAAACTTGCGGTAAATCATACACGCGGGAGGCAACTCTCCGTAAACATGAGCCCGCTCACGCACAGGAGAAACGTCATGCATGCGAAAAGTACTCACTCCTTCAAAAACGAATATAA